From a region of the Basfia succiniciproducens genome:
- a CDS encoding YidB family protein, which yields MLDKIIGAVISNALGGNSTNNSSNSSLISNVLGSLLQSQGGMEGIFNKLQQGGLDNLLESWIGTGRNQPMQANQVSEVFGEDTISSVARQAGVPASQAQDILSQALPQIIDMLTPNGREGGVRTDSLTQATQQVQQDNGFGLDDLIGGVLSSVLGGGQQQSAQPEQQRSQGGLEDLLSQMLNTQTRSSRTPTASTNDELAQDIGSILDGFFKQR from the coding sequence ATGTTAGATAAAATCATTGGTGCGGTAATTAGTAACGCATTGGGTGGTAATTCAACTAATAATTCATCAAATTCATCGCTGATCAGCAATGTGTTAGGTTCATTATTGCAATCCCAGGGAGGTATGGAAGGTATTTTCAATAAATTGCAGCAAGGCGGTTTGGATAATTTATTGGAGTCCTGGATTGGTACCGGCAGAAACCAACCGATGCAGGCAAACCAAGTCTCCGAAGTGTTTGGCGAAGATACTATTTCTAGTGTTGCCCGTCAGGCAGGGGTGCCTGCATCACAAGCGCAGGATATTTTATCCCAGGCTTTACCGCAAATTATTGATATGCTTACACCGAACGGTCGTGAAGGCGGGGTGAGAACAGACAGCCTAACTCAGGCGACTCAACAGGTTCAGCAGGATAACGGATTTGGTTTAGACGATTTAATCGGCGGTGTATTGAGCAGTGTGTTAGGCGGTGGTCAACAACAATCCGCACAACCTGAACAACAACGTTCTCAGGGCGGATTAGAGGATTTATTAAGCCAAATGCTGAATACTCAAACTCGTTCCAGCCGCACGCCTACGGCAAGTACAAATGATGAATTGGCGCAGGATATCGGTTCGATTTTAGACGGTTTCTTTAAACAACGTTAA
- the uvrC gene encoding excinuclease ABC subunit UvrC, translating into MFDSKKFLANVTHDPGVYRMFDDKDTVIYVGKAKDLKKRLSSYFRANLSSKKTEALVASICRIETTITTSETEALLLEHNYIKTFQPRYNVLLRDDKSYPYILLTKERHPRITSHRGSKKVTGEYFGPYPHAGAVRETLSLLQKLFPIRQCENSVYANRSRPCLQYQIGRCLAPCVSGYVSDEEYNQQVGYARLFLQGKDQQVLDHLIGKMERASRALNFEEAARYRDQIQAVRSVIEKQFVSNERLDDMDIIAIAYKLGIACVHVLFIRQGKILGNRSYFPKVPENTSLSELTETFVGQFYLQAHQGRTIPNSIIVDRKLEEKAELESLLTDQAGRKVSIQDNIKGNKSKYLHLAQMNAQAALALQLKQSSLIHERYKELQQLLGIEKIHRMECFDISHTMGQQTIASCVVFNEEGPLKSDYRRFNIEGITGGDDYAAMEQALKKRYDKDLELEKIPDIIFIDGGKGQLNRALKVFHELQVKWDKNRPHLIGVAKGVDRKAGLETLIISKQEREINLPADSLALHLIQHIRDESHNHAISGHRKKRQKAFTQSGLETIEGVGAKRRQALLKYLGGMQGVKNATQDEIASVPGISVALAEKIFEALHH; encoded by the coding sequence ATGTTTGATTCCAAAAAATTTCTCGCCAATGTGACCCACGATCCGGGCGTTTATCGTATGTTTGATGATAAAGATACGGTGATTTATGTGGGCAAAGCTAAGGATTTAAAAAAACGGCTATCAAGCTATTTTCGCGCCAACTTAAGCAGTAAGAAAACGGAAGCGCTGGTGGCCTCCATTTGCCGTATCGAAACCACGATCACCACTTCCGAAACGGAAGCGTTATTACTTGAACATAACTATATTAAAACTTTTCAGCCGCGTTATAACGTATTATTAAGGGACGATAAATCCTATCCTTATATTTTATTAACAAAAGAACGCCATCCTAGAATTACCTCTCACCGGGGCAGCAAAAAGGTGACGGGTGAATATTTCGGGCCTTATCCACATGCCGGTGCGGTACGCGAAACCCTGTCTTTATTGCAAAAATTATTCCCTATTCGGCAATGTGAAAATTCCGTTTATGCCAACCGTTCTCGCCCTTGCCTGCAATATCAGATTGGTCGCTGTTTAGCGCCTTGCGTTTCGGGTTATGTTTCCGATGAAGAATACAATCAGCAAGTGGGTTATGCGCGTTTATTCCTACAAGGCAAAGATCAACAGGTCTTGGATCATCTGATTGGGAAAATGGAACGGGCAAGCCGAGCATTAAACTTTGAGGAAGCCGCTCGTTATCGGGATCAAATCCAGGCGGTACGTTCCGTTATTGAAAAACAATTCGTATCAAACGAGCGGTTGGATGATATGGATATTATTGCCATTGCCTATAAGTTAGGTATTGCCTGTGTCCATGTTTTATTTATTCGTCAAGGTAAAATTTTGGGTAATCGAAGCTATTTCCCTAAAGTGCCGGAGAATACTTCATTGTCCGAGCTGACGGAAACCTTTGTAGGGCAGTTTTATTTACAGGCTCATCAAGGGCGAACCATTCCGAACAGCATTATTGTAGATCGTAAATTGGAAGAAAAGGCGGAACTGGAAAGTCTGCTTACGGATCAAGCCGGTCGTAAGGTTAGTATTCAGGACAATATTAAAGGCAATAAGAGCAAATATCTGCATTTAGCGCAAATGAACGCTCAAGCGGCGTTAGCGCTGCAATTAAAGCAATCATCCTTGATTCATGAACGTTATAAGGAATTACAGCAACTACTGGGTATTGAAAAAATTCATCGTATGGAATGTTTCGATATCAGCCATACCATGGGACAGCAAACTATCGCATCTTGTGTAGTTTTTAACGAAGAAGGCCCGCTAAAGTCCGATTATCGCCGCTTTAATATTGAAGGTATTACCGGCGGTGATGACTACGCCGCCATGGAACAGGCGTTAAAAAAACGCTACGACAAAGATCTTGAGTTGGAAAAAATCCCTGACATCATTTTTATTGACGGTGGTAAAGGGCAGCTTAACCGTGCGTTAAAAGTATTCCATGAACTCCAGGTAAAATGGGATAAAAACCGACCGCACTTAATCGGTGTAGCAAAAGGTGTGGATCGTAAAGCGGGTTTGGAAACCCTGATTATCAGCAAACAAGAACGGGAAATCAATTTACCGGCAGACAGCCTTGCGTTGCATTTAATTCAGCATATTCGTGATGAGAGCCATAATCACGCCATTAGCGGCCATCGCAAAAAGCGGCAGAAAGCCTTTACCCAAAGCGGGCTGGAAACTATTGAAGGAGTAGGCGCAAAACGCCGCCAAGCGTTGCTTAAATATTTAGGCGGTATGCAAGGAGTGAAAAATGCCACTCAGGATGAAATCGCCTCCGTCCCCGGTATTTCCGTAGCATTAGCGGAGAAAATTTTTGAGGCGTTACATCATTAA
- a CDS encoding DNA ligase, producing MKKRIMILLLSTLPVQAKEPALMLLENYKNQDITGWVMSEKLDGVRGYWDGKQLISRQGGILAAPDYFLENFPPFPIDGELFSQRDQFAEISSITRSQQDKGWHKLKLYVFDVPEAPGDLFTRLATLKNYLKTNRTSYIEIIEQIPIRDKNHVRQFLQQVETQKGEGVVLRNPNAPYENKRSTQILKLKSHLDEECTVIAHHKGKGQFANALGALTCKNQRGKFRIGSGFTLEDRVNPPAVGSVITYKYRGLTKTGKPRFATYWRKREDLQETP from the coding sequence ATGAAAAAACGGATAATGATTCTGTTGTTATCAACTTTGCCGGTACAAGCCAAAGAACCCGCATTGATGTTATTAGAAAATTATAAAAATCAGGATATTACAGGCTGGGTAATGAGCGAAAAATTAGACGGCGTTCGCGGTTATTGGGACGGAAAGCAACTTATTAGCCGGCAAGGCGGCATTCTTGCCGCTCCCGATTATTTTCTTGAAAATTTTCCGCCGTTTCCCATCGACGGCGAATTATTCAGCCAACGGGATCAATTTGCCGAAATTTCGTCAATTACCCGCTCACAGCAAGACAAAGGCTGGCACAAGCTGAAACTTTATGTGTTTGACGTACCCGAAGCGCCGGGCGATTTATTTACCCGCCTGGCGACATTAAAAAATTATCTGAAAACAAACCGCACTTCTTATATTGAAATTATTGAACAAATTCCGATTCGGGATAAAAATCACGTACGGCAATTTTTGCAACAAGTTGAAACCCAAAAAGGCGAAGGCGTTGTGCTGCGCAATCCCAATGCACCTTATGAAAATAAGCGCAGCACACAAATCCTTAAATTAAAATCCCATTTAGACGAAGAATGCACGGTCATCGCGCATCACAAAGGCAAGGGGCAATTCGCCAATGCATTGGGCGCGCTGACTTGCAAAAATCAACGGGGAAAATTCAGAATAGGTTCGGGTTTTACATTGGAAGATCGCGTAAATCCGCCGGCCGTAGGCTCTGTTATCACCTATAAATACAGGGGATTAACCAAAACCGGAAAACCGAGATTCGCCACTTATTGGCGAAAACGAGAGGATCTGCAAGAGACTCCATAA
- a CDS encoding 5-methyltetrahydropteroyltriglutamate--homocysteine S-methyltransferase, whose protein sequence is MTKLFPNATVRTSAPYRFDIVGSFLRSDAIKSARAACACGDISCADLTRAEDAEIAKLVERQKSVGLHAVTDGEFRRTFWHLDFLAGLDGVEEVDAEKFSVQFKHHNVRPKTLKIVGKVDFSENHPFVEHFRSVNELAKGTEVKFTIPSPSMLHLITNVRATNYQPIPRYENNNQQLLDDIADAYIKAMNIFYKLGCRNLQLDDTSWGEFCAEDKRAAYQERGFDLDQIAKDYVYMLNKIVDAKPAQDIAITMHICRGNFRSTWFSAGGYEPVAEILFGSCRVDGFFLEYDSDRAGDFKPLRFIKNQQVVLGLVTSKDGTLENREDIINRIKEAAQYVDINQLCLSPQCGFASTEEGNILTEEQQWAKLNFIREIAEEVWGK, encoded by the coding sequence ATGACAAAGTTATTCCCAAACGCAACAGTACGTACTTCGGCACCTTACCGTTTTGATATTGTCGGTAGTTTTTTGCGCTCCGACGCCATAAAATCCGCAAGAGCGGCTTGCGCCTGCGGCGATATTTCATGCGCCGATTTAACTCGGGCGGAAGATGCGGAAATCGCAAAATTAGTAGAACGGCAAAAATCCGTCGGTCTGCATGCGGTAACAGACGGTGAATTCCGTCGTACATTCTGGCATTTGGACTTTTTAGCCGGTTTAGACGGTGTGGAAGAAGTGGATGCCGAAAAGTTTTCCGTACAGTTCAAACATCATAATGTGCGACCGAAAACCTTGAAAATTGTCGGTAAAGTGGATTTTTCGGAAAATCATCCTTTCGTTGAACATTTCCGTTCCGTAAATGAATTGGCAAAAGGCACCGAAGTGAAATTTACTATTCCTTCGCCTTCTATGCTGCATTTAATCACCAATGTGCGAGCGACAAATTATCAACCGATTCCCCGTTATGAAAATAACAATCAGCAATTATTGGATGACATCGCCGACGCTTACATTAAAGCAATGAATATTTTCTATAAACTGGGTTGTCGTAATCTGCAATTAGACGACACCAGTTGGGGTGAGTTTTGTGCGGAAGATAAACGCGCCGCTTATCAGGAACGGGGCTTTGATTTAGACCAAATCGCTAAGGACTACGTGTATATGCTCAATAAAATCGTGGACGCCAAACCGGCGCAGGATATTGCGATCACCATGCACATCTGCCGCGGTAATTTCCGTTCAACCTGGTTTTCGGCGGGCGGTTATGAACCCGTGGCGGAAATTTTATTCGGCAGCTGCCGGGTGGACGGTTTTTTCTTAGAATACGATTCTGATCGCGCCGGCGATTTTAAACCTTTACGTTTCATCAAGAATCAGCAAGTGGTACTGGGCTTGGTTACGTCGAAAGACGGCACATTGGAAAACCGTGAGGACATCATTAACCGCATTAAAGAAGCGGCGCAATATGTGGATATTAACCAGCTCTGTTTAAGCCCGCAATGCGGCTTTGCTTCGACGGAAGAAGGCAATATCTTAACGGAAGAACAGCAATGGGCAAAACTCAACTTTATTCGTGAAATTGCGGAAGAAGTCTGGGGTAAATAG
- a CDS encoding DUF808 domain-containing protein — MAFSSLFTLLDDIASVLDDVSVMTKVAAKKTVGLISDDLALNANQVSGKDIGAERELPVVFSVARGSLINKVILIPLALLLSVYFPSAINILLMAGGAYLCFEGVEKLLHKFIHQEQHEEIKDSSDEKDKIKGAVRTDFILSAEIIIIALGSIQQADISTKILTLSAVGLGITVFVYGLVGLIVKLDDIGLWLLRKNGKFSQKSGEFLLFIMPWFMRSLSVIGTIAMFLVGGGIFVHYLPEIHHFVEQFRIYHQLAWLVEGLTGMIIGAIACAVILPLLKLFSRKAH; from the coding sequence ATGGCATTTAGCTCATTATTCACTTTATTGGACGATATCGCCTCGGTACTTGACGACGTATCCGTAATGACTAAGGTTGCGGCTAAAAAAACCGTAGGTCTAATCAGCGACGATTTAGCCTTAAACGCAAATCAGGTCAGCGGCAAAGATATCGGCGCCGAACGAGAATTGCCCGTTGTGTTTTCCGTTGCGCGCGGGTCGCTGATAAATAAAGTTATCCTCATTCCGCTGGCGTTATTGTTGTCGGTTTACTTCCCTTCCGCCATTAATATTTTATTAATGGCGGGCGGTGCCTATTTATGTTTCGAAGGTGTAGAAAAACTCCTACACAAATTTATCCACCAGGAACAACATGAAGAAATAAAAGATAGCAGCGATGAGAAAGATAAAATCAAAGGTGCCGTTCGTACCGATTTCATTCTCTCTGCCGAAATTATCATCATTGCCTTAGGCAGTATTCAACAGGCGGATATTTCCACAAAAATTCTCACCTTAAGTGCCGTTGGCTTGGGGATCACCGTTTTCGTTTACGGTTTGGTAGGATTGATCGTTAAACTTGATGATATCGGTTTGTGGTTGCTTCGAAAAAACGGTAAATTTTCACAAAAATCCGGTGAGTTTCTATTATTTATCATGCCTTGGTTTATGCGGTCATTGTCCGTCATCGGCACTATCGCTATGTTTTTGGTCGGCGGCGGTATTTTCGTGCATTATCTACCGGAAATTCACCACTTTGTCGAACAATTTCGGATTTATCATCAGCTTGCCTGGCTGGTAGAAGGACTGACAGGCATGATTATCGGCGCCATCGCCTGCGCGGTTATTCTGCCTTTACTTAAATTATTCAGCAGAAAAGCCCATTAA
- the ycaO gene encoding 30S ribosomal protein S12 methylthiotransferase accessory factor YcaO — translation MTEQTFIPGKDAALEDSIAKFQQKLTALGFNIEEASWLNPVPNVWSVHIRDKDCPQCFANGKGGSQKAALASALGEYFERLSTNYFFSDYYLGQDLANGEFVHYPTEKWFPIEDDSSIPEGILDEFLLNYFDPNRELTPELLVDLQSGNYDRGIVAMPYVRQSDQQTVYIPQSIIANLYASNGMSAGNTKYEARVQGLSEVFERYVKNRILKEAISLPPIPQEVIEQYPTVAASINKLEEEGFPILAYDASLGGKYPVICVILLNPNNGTCFASFGAHPNFQVAFERTVTELLQGRSLKDLDVFSPPSFNNGDVADLANLETHFIDSSGLISWDLFKDEADYDFVHWDFSGTSHEEYDNLMNIFNEDKKEVYIMDYNHLDVYACRSIVPGMSDIYPADDLIYANNNMGMEWREILLDLPHFHHDKETYLELLEELDEQAIDDATRVREFIGLVAPPKSGWVTLRTGELKSMLHLALGDLEMALEWANWTYNMNSSVFTPERANYYRCLISTLELFLDESRTPIQYRNVFEKMYGKTAADFAWNAVQGGNPFYDLLADDEHLNKFQAHQKLLKAYEKLQTAKRENWK, via the coding sequence AAGACAGTATCGCAAAATTTCAACAAAAACTGACCGCACTCGGTTTTAATATTGAAGAAGCCTCTTGGTTGAACCCCGTACCAAACGTATGGTCCGTTCATATTCGCGATAAAGATTGCCCGCAATGTTTTGCCAACGGTAAAGGCGGCAGCCAAAAAGCGGCGCTTGCCTCGGCATTAGGCGAATATTTTGAGCGTCTTTCCACCAACTATTTCTTTTCCGATTACTATTTAGGGCAAGATCTTGCCAACGGTGAATTCGTCCATTATCCCACTGAAAAATGGTTCCCGATTGAAGATGATTCAAGCATACCGGAAGGGATTTTAGACGAGTTCCTATTGAATTATTTCGATCCGAATCGGGAACTAACTCCTGAATTATTAGTGGATCTGCAATCCGGCAATTACGATCGCGGCATTGTCGCTATGCCTTATGTACGCCAATCGGATCAGCAAACCGTTTATATTCCGCAAAGCATTATTGCCAATTTATATGCCTCAAACGGTATGTCTGCGGGTAATACTAAGTACGAAGCGCGCGTACAGGGTTTGTCGGAAGTATTTGAACGTTATGTAAAAAACCGTATTTTAAAAGAAGCTATCAGTCTGCCGCCGATTCCTCAGGAAGTTATAGAGCAATATCCGACCGTTGCCGCATCCATTAACAAATTAGAGGAAGAAGGTTTCCCTATTTTGGCTTATGATGCTTCGCTAGGCGGTAAATATCCGGTGATTTGTGTGATTTTATTAAACCCGAATAACGGCACTTGCTTTGCTTCATTCGGCGCCCATCCGAATTTTCAGGTAGCCTTTGAACGTACGGTAACGGAATTATTACAAGGGCGTAGTCTGAAAGATTTAGACGTCTTCTCGCCGCCTTCCTTTAATAATGGAGATGTGGCGGATTTAGCAAATCTTGAAACCCATTTTATCGACTCCAGCGGTTTAATCTCTTGGGATCTGTTTAAAGACGAAGCGGATTACGACTTTGTACACTGGGATTTCTCCGGCACCAGCCATGAAGAATACGACAACTTAATGAATATCTTCAACGAAGATAAAAAAGAAGTTTATATCATGGATTACAATCACTTAGATGTCTATGCCTGTCGCAGTATCGTGCCCGGCATGTCGGATATTTATCCGGCGGACGATTTAATCTATGCGAATAACAATATGGGTATGGAGTGGCGAGAAATCTTATTGGATTTACCGCACTTCCATCACGATAAAGAAACTTATCTGGAACTGCTTGAAGAATTAGACGAACAAGCCATCGACGATGCAACCCGTGTGCGTGAATTCATCGGTTTAGTGGCGCCGCCGAAATCCGGCTGGGTGACTTTGCGTACGGGCGAATTAAAATCCATGCTGCATTTGGCCTTAGGTGATTTAGAAATGGCGCTGGAATGGGCAAACTGGACATATAACATGAATAGTTCGGTTTTCACTCCCGAACGAGCAAACTATTACCGCTGTTTAATCAGCACCCTTGAATTATTTCTGGATGAATCGCGTACGCCGATACAATACCGCAACGTATTTGAAAAAATGTATGGTAAAACCGCCGCAGATTTTGCCTGGAATGCCGTTCAAGGCGGTAATCCGTTTTATGATTTATTAGCCGATGATGAGCACTTAAACAAATTTCAGGCACATCAAAAGCTCTTAAAAGCATACGAAAAACTGCAAACGGCAAAACGTGAAAACTGGAAATAA